The genomic DNA GCACAGACTTTTTACAATAAGCACCACCTGATTTTACCGATGGCTCTTTTTATGGGCCTAAACTCGCTCACCGAGGATATGTTCATGGCTGCTTAGCTGATTGCTGGATATACATCAAATCTTCAGGAACGCCTGGCTCGCTAGCCACTGGAGGTATCGGGAGgatttaaaggccctggctgggtattagccacaagctctaACAGCTTGTTtagctggtaagccttcaatttatATGGTGGTGGATTCACGGTGTCCTTTAAGTATTGAAGATCCCTCACAGGGTGTTTCAATATCTATTCCCTGTTGAGAAGCATTTGGAAGAGACttttacaaacttttatttttatttttattttattacacattCTCAATTTTTTGTTGTGTGTAGTATTCCCTCTAGATGTTGACATCTTTGACCCTGGCTGCTTGAACCAGCAGGGCTTATACAGTCATGCTCATCTGTATCTTCTTTTTTggaagagtctgaaaaagactgtTTGCCTTGAAGGCTAGGAGACTACTCCTTGATAGAATAGATAACCCATTCACTGGGTGAggaaacactcctttagagtgaCAATCTACTAGGTATCTTAACCTTTGTTGCTTGAACAAAGAAGCATTCATGCAGTCAAGTGCATCCACATCGCTCTCTTTGGAAACTCTGAAGAGGGCTATTTCACCTGGtatggctagtagggatgagccgaacacccccctggtttggtttgcaccagaacttgcgaacaggcaaaaaatttgtgcaaacaccgttaaagtctatgggacacgaacatgaaaaatcaaaagtgctaattttaaaggcttatatgcaagttattgtcataaaaagtttttggggacccaggtcctgcccctggGTCATGCCTGtacagtatcaatgcaaaaaaaaaagttttaaaaatggctgttttttaaggagcagtgattttaataatgcttaaagtaaaacaataaaaattaaatattcctttaaatatcgtgcctgggggtgtcctcagtatgcctataaagtagcgcatctttcttgtgtttagaacagtaccacagcaaaatgacatttctataggaaaaaaagtaacttaaaactgctctcggctgtaatgaattatcagatcccggcaatatagataaaaatcattgaaaaaaacggcatgggtcccccccagtcctttactaggccctttgggtctggcataaatattaaggggaaccccacaccaaaattttaaataaaattgcttgggggtccccccaaaacccatagcaggaccttcaggtctggtatggattttaaggggaaccccgagccaaaattaaaaaaaaaaaggaataggcccccccccaaatccataccagatccttttagaacacgcaacctgacaggcctcaggaaaaggggggggacaagagagcgcccgccttcctgaaccgtaccaggccacatgccctcaacatgggaagagtgctgatcgggctcatccctaatggctaggtgacttctcattgccagagcagataatCCTTTGAAAGAGTGAGGGAGAGCCACTCCTTTAAAGTGTATTGACAAAGTGCTTATTGAATGTAACATCCTGTTAGGTATCATCATCTCtatccctggctgcttgaaccAGCAAGATACATTCTTGCCCATCTGCATCTTCCTCTTTATAGAGTATGAAGAGGGCTGTTTTGCCTGGGAAGGCTATGAGACTGCACATTGTTAGAACATATAACCccttcacagggtgagtggaaacactccttattatgccctgtacacacggtcgaattttccaacggaaaatgtgtgataggaccttgttgtcagaaattcagaccgtgtgtgggctccatcacacgttttccatcggattttccgacacacaaagtttaagagcaggctataaaattttccgacaacaaaatccgatcctgtgtacacaatttcgatgcacaaagtgccacgcatgctcagaataaataaagagatgaaagctattggctactgccccatttatagtcccgacgtacgtgttttacgtcaccgtgttcagaatgatcggattttccgacaactttgtgtgaccgtgtgtatgcaagacaagtttgagccaacatccgtcggaaaaaatcctaggattttgttgttggaatgtcagatcaatgtccgaccgtgtgtacggggcataagtgtactggCCACTtgtttaatgaatgtgacaacctgttaggtttcaccatcctcatctctggttgcttCAATAAAGAAGCAGGATTCATACAGTCATGTTCATCTGCATTTTCTTTTTtgaagagcctgaagagggctgttttGTTTGGGAAAGCTCTAAGACTGCTCATTGCCAGAATAGATAAGCTTTTCACAGGGTTTTGCCTGCCACTTAACAAAGCAGCCCACAAAAATAATTCAATGCAGTATAAAATAGTTTGCTTAGTAACAAACCCAAAAGAGTTAACTACTGCCAGAGAAGGATGCTTCCATCCACAGCCCTGATTCACCAGATGGTTAATGAACCAAaccttgccctgccaggaatcaggacataatgaaaatgttttgttcagaacagcaaaaaaaaaggtaGGACAATAATATTCTTCAATGTACACAAACCACCCAAGGGAAATTTAGACATCATAAAAGCATGCTTCTCACTTTTTTTGGGGgtgaaaaactggagagcacatagaaatataaaaggatgTCCTATACTTCAACAGGCAATAGCTGGCTACAGTACTCATCCACAGGcgactcctctaccttctctgggAATGCTGATCTTTTCTGAGGCAGCTGGCACAATGGCACaatagtaaagcaaacatgagaagccaccaacGGCTTAAtgccatgtgtgaacagacaaagtaTTACTTTGTGCACCTGTTATACAGAGTACTTCCTGTGGGGAGCTCAGGGTATGCACagtggctgcagggagcaaggcacaaCAATACAACAATACCTAGCAATGCAGTATTCATTTGGTACAAAGCATTTTTAAATTGAGCTCACCCAACCTCCGCCATCTGCCTGTAAACACCGGCACAGCGTGGGTGTGCGTGCCTAGGAGAGACTCTACCGACACCGCTGCCCACCAACATAGACCCAGCAgaccccagacaaggctgttagcaATGAAAAAAGCCACCCCGAGGACCAGCAGGGGCTCCCTGGATTATGGTTTACTTAGCTGAGACACAAGGGACTGTGTCCAGCCTAAACCCACACGCATGGACGGATGgccagccaggtagaggagcacagCAAGGCCCTgcacatagaaggaaaaaaaagaggaacaCATAGGCTGCAGGTGGGCTCAAACTTGAGTTAAGGTCCTGGAAGCATAGTGGGGGCAAGGCCTATAGCCAGTTATACTGTCATGGAGCCATCAGGAAAGGAGTTACTGATTTTTAGAGCAGTTTGGTCCATGCTTTATAAAGGTTTTCAGTGGATCAAGTGTAGGTGTAGAGTCCTGCAAGGGGAGGGGTAATTTTTATAAACTTGCTAGACATATGACTTTTACTAATCTGAATAACTTTCAAAATTATACATCTTGCCTTTGTTGTATGATATAATATTACACTTTTCAGAGTTCCATATTATCTAAAGGTATGCTCTGGATTTAAATAACAGTTACAAATGCTGTGAAAAAAACTGTAAACCATGTTTGGGAAATCTAATCTAATCTTATTCAATCTTCTCAACCAGACAAAAACGTGGCCCTTCAAGGCCATGCAACTCAATCTACAAATTATGAAACTTTAAGCACAGCAACAAATGTCATTGATGGAAATTTGGACTCAGAATATACGCATGGTTCCTGCTTCTCCAGCAAAAGCCAACTGTCACCTTGGTGGAGGGTGGATTTATTGGTGAGCCATAAAATATCCCATATAATGATAACCAGTAGAGGAGACTGCTGTGCAGACTATCTAAATAAAGCAGAAATCCTTATTGGAGACTCTCTGGCCAATAATGGAAATAACAATCCGAGGTAAGTTATTCCTCTTCTCACATTTCCCCTCTTTTCTCATATTCTCATTACCTCTCTTCTGCTCTTCTCACAGTATAccctcttcttctttcctctttcttttcctcatagtttcctcttctcttttcctctcccaTCATTCCTCTTATGATCCGCTCCTCTCATATTGTCCTTTTCTCTCACATTCCTTATCCCTAGAATTCTCATTTTTtccttttctattatattttttccttttttcctgtccCCTAATATTCATTTCTACTCATATTCTTTCTATTTGTTATTTTTCATTCAAATTCTCCCCTTTTCATCTCCTCTCTTCTTATATTATCTTCTCTCaaattcttctctttttctctccttctctcttctcaCTTCTCCCTTTATAGTCTCCTGTTCTTTCATATTGCAATATCCTCTCTATTGCACCTCTTATATTGTCATCTTctcttttcctcttctcttttcctaTCCCCTAATGTTCTCCTCACCTCTTTCTATTTATATCATAGTCTCCTCTCCTTTTTACCACTTTTCCTATGTTATCCTCTgatattctcctctcctttttctctcccccatATTATCCTGTCCATTCATATTCTTTCTCCTTTTGTATCCTCTGATCTCTTCAAGTCTCCTCTTATATTTCCTTTTCCCTCTCTTCTGTTACTTTCTACCTCCCCTCTCATATTCCTCTCTTCTCCCATTTTCTTTTCTCcattcatattttcttttttttctcctcttgtatTCTCCTCTTGTCATTTGCTCTCACATTCTTTCATTCTTCCATTATATTCTCCTCCTTTTTCTCTCATATTCTCctttcttcctctattttaatattctcctctttttttctattctcctcttttcccctcctttcttccatCTCTTCTTTTTTACAGTACTTCTCTCTATCCACTTCTACTATCATCCCTTTTTCTACTGTTCTCTTCCCTTCTCCTctattttccttcttttctttcataTTCTTCTTGCCCTTGTGCCTTTTCATCTCCACTTTTTATAGCCTGATTTTTTTGccctgtttattcttttttttatatttactatcATACATAATCTCAAAAAATCCATATTCTCTTTGTTTATGTGCTTTTTCTTTTGGCATAGATGTGTTCAGATTACATCAATTCCACAGGGTTCCACTCAAACCTTCCACTGCTTCGATATGAAGGGCCGATACGTAAATGTCATCTTACCTGGAAAAACAGGATATCTCACATTTTGTGAAATTCAGATCTACGGAGTACCTGTGATTAATGATGAATGCTGTGTCTGCACAAAAATATGTCCCAATAATGACGATCAAGattgctgtcactgctgacagataAAACATAGTCTAGATTGTAAACAATACAATATAGCAGATGCCAAGGGGTATGATCTGTGTTTATAAATTATAGCCCATAACAATATACAAGATGAGTTATTATGAGACACTATTTAAATGTAAATgatgtaaatgtaatttttaaatcatGGGCAgccatatataaaatattttggATGGGTACTACATTCCTTAAGCGTGGTAGAATTTGATCAACTGCGGTTCAGTCATTATGGACAGGCAGTGTATGTACAAAAAAGAATGTTGTTCCCTTTGGCAGCAATTTGGAAAATCTCTGCTTCTGATggcattgtttatttattattgtattgcTTCCTTGGAACGTCCTACATGGAGCCTTTGTGTATGAGTAGTTTTCCATTTACGGTGCCTCATACATCTGTATTACAGTGCCACGTACCTCTTATTTATGCACAGTGccactttcttctattttctaggCTGTTCAGGGAAATTTAGTCCAATCAGACCTTGCATTAATGAGCAAGGGAAAAAAGTTCTCAAATAaacttacaaaacaaaaaaaagagaggtcGAGAGAGAGTGTACATCCACCCTAGTGTGACACAGCTTTATTACGTTAATTCAATAAAAAGACTTTAATCAATACACTCACATTTAACAGACAATAAAAAGGCACATCAATGTTATCTGGCTATTCTACTGGGTCACGACTATAACTTCCGAAGGTCTCAGAACTGCTGGCTGGATGCCTGGATCCTAGCATACCCTAATGCGCATGGGGTATGCACATCCGCCCGGTCCAGCCGGTGCCGCACATCCTCAGTGAACCAACAACACCAGGGAGGTGAGGACAGGAGAgacaggctgggaacttctcctcctgaACAAGAACCCGTCTCCTCTAGACCTCAAACTAGACAAAAAATTGTATGCACTTTCCAAGTCACTTACTGGGTgtcctcccccagggattggctgggaccacataaatattcaggctgtagATTTGACTCTTCCAGCCCACTACTTTCCAGAGGAGGACAGGAAAGAACACACATCAGACAGTTGCCATTGCGACATGTTTAGGAGTTGTCAAGGTTAGAAGTCACCTTGATAATGGAGGCCACAACTCTGAAATGTGTCCATCATGGCAACTGTCTGATGTGTGTTCTGTCCTGTCCTCCTCTGGAAAGTAGTGGGCTGGAGAAGTCAAATCTACAGCCTGAATATTTATAtggtcccagccaatccctgggggagaaCGCCCAATAAGTGACTGGGAAAGTGCATACCATTTTGGTCTAGTTTGAGGTCTAGAGGACCTCAAACTAGAGATCCTTCTTGTtcaggaggagaagttcccagccttcTGGGCAATCCAGCTGTGTTTTTTTctgctcatcgaggtcccagctgtgtTAGATGGGGGCCTATTCTACTGAACTTTGCTGGAGCCGACTGAGAGATTTATCTGGGAATATGGTCTGAAGAGTTCACAGGAGACATACTGTATCTGGCTCAAATTGTAAGGAGGCATCCGCATATCcagggacatttgtgagtacagaccggGACTGTGTGACTAGCTGCTAATACACTAGCTTGGGCAAAAACCTTGGGACAACATAGTGGGCCCTTAAAGGGGTAAGCGCTACACTTGAGATCAGTTGACTGGTCTTGTAACATAAGGAAATTATTCCAGATGGCTGCACTACCAATAAttcttttattgaagcttcatatgaccagtggttgacagatggagcaggggacattTGCACAAATATTTGCACGAAACGCATCTACCTCTTTGTTCCCTGGTCCAGCTGTCAACCACTGGTCATATGAAGCTGCAATAAAAGGATTATTGGAAGAGCAGCAGTCCGAAatcatttccttatgttacacaacatgcgagctgggctagcacctggctagtgtgtgtggggattaaccagagactcactcgCCTGGAGCGGCTTTTTTTGTTTCATTGATGACTGGTCTTGTAGTCTTCTGGGATGTGTAATGTTAACCCAGGAGGGTATGGGGAGGGGAGGTGTGACAACATTATCGTCCCCATGCGAGAAATAAGTAACTGGGAGCTAGTACCTCCTGAAAATGTGTAACAGGTAGGGTTAGAAGGAGGCTATGGAGAAATTgtttgctgctgccagactcatctaccttaccaacctctcagtgtctgccacccctctctgccaatccctacattggCTCCCAATTGcccagcaaaattttttttttaaatatgtctttATAAATGTTACAAAAATAAAGTGTATTTACAACCAAGAAGTAAAAAAAGATGAGATTGCAATGTGTGTGTTCAGCATTAAACTTGCCGCCATATAGTTTGATTATATAACCATTGTGTAAGATAAACCAATAACTATGTAGAATACAAACATGAGCAATTATTATATTTAGATCCAGTCAGATGAACCTGTGCATTACAAAGTGGATAGTATATCTAAtagagattgtataatcagattgcatTAAATGTGAATTCTGCTTATGCCTACCAAAGAAAAACTTTTCTGATCATTGTTTCATTCAACCTCATTCAAACCTTATCAATGCACTAGATATGAGCCCACCCAACTTTAGATTCCATAAAATCTGAGTAGATTGTATGGTAAGATTGTAGCATGTGTGGGCAGTTCTGATGGACACAATAGCAAACCTCAGAGCTTGAAATTTAAATCTAAGTCCAACACAAATTGTACTataatttaaagggttagttcacctttagcaaaaaataaaaaaatgcctatGCAGGTAAGAGCTGCCTGTGGATAAAAACCAACTGCAAAGTGTTGACTAAAGCttgataatgcccttgctataggtgtaggcaggAATCATGGCAGAAAAACTCCCAAAGATAGTATCCCTCCATCCtcccttgttgctaggatgttgctaagacaacCCCAGCTGTTGCTGCTCGCTCCCcaacatcacaggagtgagctctgaaACCCCCACCCATGTTTGGTCAACTAACTCCTCCATTGCAGCATCGCTAAACTCAGAGATCCTGcaacaggagagagagagcgcaaTGCGAGGGGGTTTGAATCCACTCGCAGTGCCTTTCAATGTCCTAGCCAGGttttgggaggtatgcaaatggcctacacctatagcaaggacattatcCACGTTTGGTCAAAGATGCGCAGTTTGTTTTTATGTAcaggcaccccttacctgcatagataACACCACCATTCCAGAGTATCTGTTCAAGAATGGGGCACACATTtgcttttacaataaaaaaatgatttttggtaTCCTCATCTTTTAAAGTGATCCAAAGTGCAAGGTACATTTATTACATACTGGCTCGATCCACTCCAAAGTAGCTGCATTAAGCATGAGGTAAAAAGTTTAGATGAGTGTGACAGATAGTGGGAGACTTATACGGTCACCCTCACCTAGGTACTAGGTAGGGTACAGTAAGTATATATTAAGACTGTCCACAGGTGTATTTTCTTAATTACAGGTAGAATACTGCTATTTTAGATGGGGATAGTATGTAATAAGCAAACCCTGATTTCTAATGAAGGGTCTGCTTTAACAAATAGAAGGTCCAAGGAAACTTCTACTGAGAGAAAAGACTGGAGACTGCAGTTGCTAACTTCTCAGACCTCTCGGTATTCAATGCTGaaggctgtgccccccccccaaaaaaaaaaaagtcagacaggGGACAAAGGATCATTTACCAGTAAGGCCTGCAACTGATCTTTCCCCAATTCtgatttaccatgccttgttctgcagtgTGTCAGGGTGGAGGAGACATTCTTGGTAGAGGCAAGACTTCCTAGTATCACAGCTTCCAACAAGtataacagtgagcagcacaggagtgacatcacaagAGCTCACTTCAGATCTACTCAAACTAGCAAACAAAGGCAGCATTTCTGAGCGAaacccattagggggcaccctgttagggccctttcacacattgGTCCACCTGTCAGCTTTTTAGGCGGACCATATCAGAcaatccattgccctctatggagtggcagatgtaaaaATCCAAAATGAACAAACTAATATATATACAAGTAGCAGGAAAAATAGGGCAAAGTGGGGTCAGGCTGAGGAGCAAGGAGTAGCACATCAGTAATAGGCCAGAACAAGGGGAAGGTACACTAAAGCAGGTAGTACAGGTTCAAGGTTACAGGTACAGTGCACATGAGCAAAACACTGAGGCACCATAGACTGCTAGAGAAGGT from Aquarana catesbeiana isolate 2022-GZ linkage group LG04, ASM4218655v1, whole genome shotgun sequence includes the following:
- the LOC141141136 gene encoding fucolectin-like, whose amino-acid sequence is MVYLAETQGTVSSLNPHAWTDGQPDKNVALQGHATQSTNYETLSTATNVIDGNLDSEYTHGSCFSSKSQLSPWWRVDLLVSHKISHIMITSRGDCCADYLNKAEILIGDSLANNGNNNPRCVQITSIPQGSTQTFHCFDMKGRYVNVILPGKTGYLTFCEIQIYGVPVINDECCVCTKICPNNDDQDCCHC